The following proteins come from a genomic window of Andrena cerasifolii isolate SP2316 chromosome 6, iyAndCera1_principal, whole genome shotgun sequence:
- the LOC143370400 gene encoding short-chain dehydrogenase/reductase family 16C member 6-like isoform X3, giving the protein MVKAYGGVLILADFLLLLVKVLYYIGEGIYRLFVPVEEKSVAGEIVLVTGAGHGIGKELALKYASLGATVVCWDLNQQGNDETVEEIKQMGTAKAHGYKCDVSNREEVFKVAEKVREEVGHVTILINNAGIMPCRAIMDHTPEEIIRIFDINVLAHFWTTQAFLPSMIQRNHGHIVALSSMAGFIGLANLVPYCASKFAVRGLMEALNEEVRAMTKDKASNIHFTTIYPYMVDTGLCKKPKMRFPNLMGLVPPQAAVVQIIKAQRRNIKDMSIPVCWSYINAFLRCIPEAATRATADFLDSGVEADS; this is encoded by the exons ATGGTTAAGGCGTACGGGGGTGTGCTGATCCTAGCTGATTTCCTGCTGCTCCTCGTCAAGGTCCTTTATTACATCGGCGAGGGAATATACAGGCTGTTCGTCCCGGTCGAGGAGAAGAGCGTCGCTGGGGAGATTGTCCTG GTCACAGGCGCGGGTCACGGTATCGGCAAAGAGTTGGCGTTGAAGTATGCATCGCTGGGTGCCACCGTTGTCTGCTGGGACTTGAATCAGCAGGGCAACGATGAGACCGTGGAGGAGATTAAACAAATGGGCACCGCGAAAGCGCACGGTTACAA GTGCGACGTGTCCAACAGGGAAGAGGTGTTCAAGGTGGCTGAGAAGGTCAGGGAGGAGGTGGGCCACGTGACGATCTTGATCAACAATGCAGGCATAATGCCCTGCCGCGCTATCATGGACCATACACCTGAGGAAATTATACGAATATTCGACATCAACGTGTTGGCGCACTTTTGG ACTACGCAGGCTTTCCTGCCCAGCATGATCCAGAGGAATCACGGCCACATAGTCGCCCTTTCGTCGATGGCTGGATTCATCGGTCTTGCTAACTTGGTCCCCTACTGTGCGTCGAAGTTTGCGGTGAGAG GATTGATGGAGGCTTTGAACGAGGAGGTCCGGGCAATGACCAAAGACAAGGCATCGAACATCCACTTCACCACCATCTACCCGTACATGGTGGATACGGGTCTCTGCAAGAAGCCGAAGATGAG ATTCCCAAATCTCATGGGGCTGGTTCCACCGCAAGCAGCGGTTGTCCAAATAATCAAGGCGCAGAGACGGAACATCAAGGATATGTCCATTCCCGTGTGCTGGTCTTACATCAACGCTTTTCTGAG ATGTATCCCCGAAGCAGCTACACGTGCCACAGCAGACTTCCTAGACTCCGGCGTTGAGGCGGATAGTTAA
- the LOC143370400 gene encoding 17-beta-hydroxysteroid dehydrogenase 13-like isoform X2, which translates to MDGSVTWAVVKEIMVKAYGGVLILADFLLLLVKVLYYIGEGIYRLFVPVEEKSVAGEIVLVTGAGHGIGKELALKYASLGATVVCWDLNQQGNDETVEEIKQMGTAKAHGYKCDVSNREEVFKVAEKVREEVGHVTILINNAGIMPCRAIMDHTPEEIIRIFDINVLAHFWTTQAFLPSMIQRNHGHIVALSSMAGFIGLANLVPYCASKFAVRGLMEALNEEVRAMTKDKASNIHFTTIYPYMVDTGLCKKPKMRFPNLMGLVPPQAAVVQIIKAQRRNIKDMSIPVCWSYINAFLRCIPEAATRATADFLDSGVEADS; encoded by the exons GGCAGTAGTGAAAGAAATCATGGTTAAGGCGTACGGGGGTGTGCTGATCCTAGCTGATTTCCTGCTGCTCCTCGTCAAGGTCCTTTATTACATCGGCGAGGGAATATACAGGCTGTTCGTCCCGGTCGAGGAGAAGAGCGTCGCTGGGGAGATTGTCCTG GTCACAGGCGCGGGTCACGGTATCGGCAAAGAGTTGGCGTTGAAGTATGCATCGCTGGGTGCCACCGTTGTCTGCTGGGACTTGAATCAGCAGGGCAACGATGAGACCGTGGAGGAGATTAAACAAATGGGCACCGCGAAAGCGCACGGTTACAA GTGCGACGTGTCCAACAGGGAAGAGGTGTTCAAGGTGGCTGAGAAGGTCAGGGAGGAGGTGGGCCACGTGACGATCTTGATCAACAATGCAGGCATAATGCCCTGCCGCGCTATCATGGACCATACACCTGAGGAAATTATACGAATATTCGACATCAACGTGTTGGCGCACTTTTGG ACTACGCAGGCTTTCCTGCCCAGCATGATCCAGAGGAATCACGGCCACATAGTCGCCCTTTCGTCGATGGCTGGATTCATCGGTCTTGCTAACTTGGTCCCCTACTGTGCGTCGAAGTTTGCGGTGAGAG GATTGATGGAGGCTTTGAACGAGGAGGTCCGGGCAATGACCAAAGACAAGGCATCGAACATCCACTTCACCACCATCTACCCGTACATGGTGGATACGGGTCTCTGCAAGAAGCCGAAGATGAG ATTCCCAAATCTCATGGGGCTGGTTCCACCGCAAGCAGCGGTTGTCCAAATAATCAAGGCGCAGAGACGGAACATCAAGGATATGTCCATTCCCGTGTGCTGGTCTTACATCAACGCTTTTCTGAG ATGTATCCCCGAAGCAGCTACACGTGCCACAGCAGACTTCCTAGACTCCGGCGTTGAGGCGGATAGTTAA
- the LOC143370400 gene encoding 17-beta-hydroxysteroid dehydrogenase 13-like isoform X1 — MRLVPSDVLPRSLKGDTLRDQSNWRRAVVKEIMVKAYGGVLILADFLLLLVKVLYYIGEGIYRLFVPVEEKSVAGEIVLVTGAGHGIGKELALKYASLGATVVCWDLNQQGNDETVEEIKQMGTAKAHGYKCDVSNREEVFKVAEKVREEVGHVTILINNAGIMPCRAIMDHTPEEIIRIFDINVLAHFWTTQAFLPSMIQRNHGHIVALSSMAGFIGLANLVPYCASKFAVRGLMEALNEEVRAMTKDKASNIHFTTIYPYMVDTGLCKKPKMRFPNLMGLVPPQAAVVQIIKAQRRNIKDMSIPVCWSYINAFLRCIPEAATRATADFLDSGVEADS, encoded by the exons GTCCCCTCCGACGTCCTTCCGCGGTCATTGAAAGGCGACACGCTGCGGGATCAAAGCAATTGGAGAAG GGCAGTAGTGAAAGAAATCATGGTTAAGGCGTACGGGGGTGTGCTGATCCTAGCTGATTTCCTGCTGCTCCTCGTCAAGGTCCTTTATTACATCGGCGAGGGAATATACAGGCTGTTCGTCCCGGTCGAGGAGAAGAGCGTCGCTGGGGAGATTGTCCTG GTCACAGGCGCGGGTCACGGTATCGGCAAAGAGTTGGCGTTGAAGTATGCATCGCTGGGTGCCACCGTTGTCTGCTGGGACTTGAATCAGCAGGGCAACGATGAGACCGTGGAGGAGATTAAACAAATGGGCACCGCGAAAGCGCACGGTTACAA GTGCGACGTGTCCAACAGGGAAGAGGTGTTCAAGGTGGCTGAGAAGGTCAGGGAGGAGGTGGGCCACGTGACGATCTTGATCAACAATGCAGGCATAATGCCCTGCCGCGCTATCATGGACCATACACCTGAGGAAATTATACGAATATTCGACATCAACGTGTTGGCGCACTTTTGG ACTACGCAGGCTTTCCTGCCCAGCATGATCCAGAGGAATCACGGCCACATAGTCGCCCTTTCGTCGATGGCTGGATTCATCGGTCTTGCTAACTTGGTCCCCTACTGTGCGTCGAAGTTTGCGGTGAGAG GATTGATGGAGGCTTTGAACGAGGAGGTCCGGGCAATGACCAAAGACAAGGCATCGAACATCCACTTCACCACCATCTACCCGTACATGGTGGATACGGGTCTCTGCAAGAAGCCGAAGATGAG ATTCCCAAATCTCATGGGGCTGGTTCCACCGCAAGCAGCGGTTGTCCAAATAATCAAGGCGCAGAGACGGAACATCAAGGATATGTCCATTCCCGTGTGCTGGTCTTACATCAACGCTTTTCTGAG ATGTATCCCCGAAGCAGCTACACGTGCCACAGCAGACTTCCTAGACTCCGGCGTTGAGGCGGATAGTTAA